CCTCGCGGGCTGCCTCTCCCCGGACAAAGCCGGAACAGACAGGAACCGCTCGTTGCATGAACTCTAGGGGAGGCGAGAGACTCGCTCTATGACCAAAGTCACGGGAGAAGCATTAATGTCAGAAATGGGTCGTGAGGCGATGGAACGGGTAAGCCTGCAGCACGGAAACACACGAGCAGCAAGCACCGGCCAAATTCTTCGCTTCGCTCAGGACAAGCCTCGCCGCCCATAGTGGACTACTCGCTGGTTTCTAATTCAGCTGTAAGCCTTTTCAGATCAGCGATAACGACGCTGCGACCGTCCATACGAATGATCCCTTCGCTTTGAAAACGGCTGAGATTGCGAGAGACGAGCTCCCGCACGGTTCCGATTTGAGCCGCAAGTTCCTGGTTGTTTGCGGGAAGCGTGATCTCGATCCCATCTTTGCCAGGCTTCCCTTCCACCTTGGCCAGGCGCACGATCAGCGCGGCGAGTCGATGCCGGACTGTGGTGAACGAAAGCTCCTCAATAATGCCGACAAGACGGCGAAGACGGGCGCCAACAACGCGCAGCACTTTCAGCGCGACCTGCGGATGCTGAAGACAGAGTGCCTGGAAATCCTGTTTGCTCACGAACAAAAGCGTGCTTTCACTGAGCGACTCCGCGGATGCGGGGTACGGGCCGCCGTCGAAAACGGGCAATTCGGCAATCGAGCTACCCGGGCCGTCAATCGAGAGGACCTGCTCGCGTCCTCCGGCAGAACTCTTAAAGATTCGCACATTCCCACTCTGCACGACGTAGAGTCCGGCGCATGGGTCGCCTTCGGCGAAGATGAGTTCGTTCGAACCGTATTGGCGCTCAATGGCGCGCTCGGCAATGAAGGCAAATTCGGAGTCAGTCAGGCTCGAAAATACCGCGACCTGGCGCAGGGTGCTGTTCTTAGTGGGCGAGGTTTTGAGGTCGGTCATTGCCGGAACATTGTATAGCAGCGTGTATAGCGGCGTGTTGGCGAGGGTGAGGATTGTTACGCGCTGAGGTGTCGAGACGGGAATTGCGAGGGCCGCGTGGACTTTGCGCGGCCCCGCAAGATGCTATCCCTTGGCGTCGGCCATTGCCTTGGGTTCATAAACACAGAACGGTTCGGACGCCATGTAATCGCCCGTTGCGGCAAAGGCGCGTGCGCGGCAGCCCATGCAGACATGGCGGAATTCGCAGCATCCGCACTTGCCCTTGAGCCCGTCGTCGTCACGTAGAGTCGCGAAGACTTCGGAGTTCGTCCAGATGTCCGCAAATGACTGCTTGCGAAGATCACCCGCCAGTGCCGGAAGGTATCCGCAGGGATAGACTTCACCTTGATGCGAGATGAAACAAACGCCCGTTCCTGCGAGGCAGCCCTTGGTCACGGCGT
This is a stretch of genomic DNA from Clostridia bacterium. It encodes these proteins:
- a CDS encoding Crp/Fnr family transcriptional regulator; translated protein: MTDLKTSPTKNSTLRQVAVFSSLTDSEFAFIAERAIERQYGSNELIFAEGDPCAGLYVVQSGNVRIFKSSAGGREQVLSIDGPGSSIAELPVFDGGPYPASAESLSESTLLFVSKQDFQALCLQHPQVALKVLRVVGARLRRLVGIIEELSFTTVRHRLAALIVRLAKVEGKPGKDGIEITLPANNQELAAQIGTVRELVSRNLSRFQSEGIIRMDGRSVVIADLKRLTAELETSE